A single genomic interval of Tursiops truncatus isolate mTurTru1 chromosome 1, mTurTru1.mat.Y, whole genome shotgun sequence harbors:
- the NRAS gene encoding GTPase NRas yields the protein MTEYKLVVVGAGGVGKSALTIQLIQNHFVDEYDPTIEDSYRKQVVIDGETCLLDILDTAGQEEYSAMRDQYMRTGEGFLCVFAINNSKSFADINLYREQIKRVKDSDDVPMVLVGNKCDLPTRTVDTKQAHELAKSYGIPFIETSAKTRQGVEDAFYTLVREIRQYRMKKLNSSDDGTQGCMGLPCVVM from the exons ATGACTGAGTACAAACTGGTGGTGGTTGGAGCAGGTGGTGTTGGGAAAAGCGCACTGACAATCCAGCTGATCCAGAACCACTTTGTAGATGAATATGATCCCACCATAGAG gattCTTACCGAAAACAGGTGGTTATAGATGGTGAAACCTGTCTGTTGGACATACTGGATACAGCTGGACAAGAGGAGTACAGTGCCATGAGAGACCAATACATGAGGACAGGCGAAGGCTTCCTTTGTGTATTTGCCATCAATAATAGCAaatcatttgcagatattaacCTCTACAG GGAACAGATTAAGCGTGTAAAAGACTCAGATGATGTACCTATGGTGCTAGTAGGAAACAAGTGTGATTTGCCAACAAGGACAGTTGACACAAAACAAGCCCATGAACTGGCCAAGAGTTATGGGATTCCATTCATTGAAACCTCAGCCAAGACCAGACAG gGTGTTGAAGATGCCTTTTACACACTGGTAAGAGAAATACGTCAGTACCGAATGAAAAAACTCAACAGCAGTGATGATGGGACTCAAGGTTGTATGGGATTGCCATGTGTAGTGATGTAA